One Telluria mixta DNA window includes the following coding sequences:
- a CDS encoding efflux RND transporter periplasmic adaptor subunit, translating to MSRPALAVSIAAILASTVGVLVSSNAADDKKAAAPRPALTVTTAKPDQARMPLSLAANGNVAAWQEAVIGSESNGLRLQEVRVNVGDVVKKGEVLAVFDSAPVEADVAQAKAAVQEAEANAAAARADAKRARALQSSGAISEQQITQYITAERTAAARVASAKATLAQQQLRLKYTKIVAPDAGLISARNATVGAVAGVGTEMFRMIRQGRLEWRAEVTAAELARIKPGQKAVVQTAGGKDVQGRVRTVAPTVDAQSRVALVYVDLPPALSANAPLKAGMFASGQFALGESAALTVPQQAVAVRDGFAYVFRLNTDGRVSQLKVTTGRRLGDRVEVTGGLPVDALVVTSGAGFLNDGDLVRNVQGGPQPAPLAAR from the coding sequence ATGTCCCGGCCCGCCCTCGCCGTGTCCATCGCTGCCATCCTGGCCAGCACCGTGGGCGTCCTCGTCTCCAGCAATGCCGCCGACGACAAGAAGGCGGCGGCCCCGCGTCCCGCGCTGACCGTCACGACGGCAAAGCCGGACCAGGCGCGCATGCCGCTCAGCCTCGCCGCCAACGGCAACGTCGCCGCGTGGCAGGAAGCCGTGATCGGCAGCGAGTCGAACGGTCTTCGTTTGCAGGAGGTGAGGGTCAACGTGGGCGACGTCGTCAAGAAGGGCGAGGTGCTCGCCGTGTTCGATTCGGCGCCGGTCGAAGCGGATGTCGCGCAGGCGAAAGCCGCCGTCCAGGAAGCGGAAGCGAATGCGGCCGCCGCCCGCGCCGATGCGAAGCGGGCGCGCGCCCTGCAAAGCTCGGGCGCGATCAGCGAACAGCAGATCACGCAATACATCACGGCCGAGCGCACGGCCGCCGCGCGCGTGGCCTCCGCCAAGGCGACCCTGGCCCAGCAGCAGCTGCGCCTGAAGTACACGAAGATCGTGGCGCCGGACGCCGGCCTGATTTCCGCGCGCAATGCCACCGTGGGCGCCGTCGCCGGCGTCGGCACGGAGATGTTCCGCATGATCCGCCAGGGCCGCCTGGAATGGCGCGCCGAGGTGACGGCCGCCGAGCTGGCGCGCATCAAGCCGGGCCAGAAGGCCGTCGTGCAGACGGCGGGCGGCAAGGACGTGCAGGGCCGCGTGCGTACGGTCGCGCCGACCGTCGATGCGCAGAGCCGCGTCGCCCTCGTCTACGTCGACCTGCCGCCGGCGCTGTCGGCCAATGCGCCGCTGAAGGCCGGCATGTTCGCCAGCGGCCAGTTCGCGCTGGGCGAGTCGGCCGCGCTGACGGTGCCGCAGCAGGCCGTCGCCGTGCGCGACGGCTTCGCGTACGTCTTCCGCCTGAATACCGACGGCCGCGTGAGCCAGTTGAAAGTCACGACGGGGCGCCGCCTCGGCGACCGCGTCGAGGTGACGGGCGGCCTGCCCGTGGACGCGCTGGTCGTCACGAGCGGCGCCGGCTTCCTCAACGATGGGGATTTGGTACGCAACGTCCAAGGGGGACCACAACCCGCGCCGCTGGCCGCGCGCTGA
- a CDS encoding DUF3147 family protein has translation MSWIVLKYLITAAVVVLVSEAAARSDRLGGLIASLPLVTVLTLIWLHVERQPQEKIANHAWYTLWYVIPTLPMFAAFPWLLARFGFWPALAAGVAITVSCLLLFALLLKRFGIHLL, from the coding sequence ATGTCCTGGATCGTCTTGAAATACCTGATCACCGCCGCCGTCGTCGTCCTGGTGTCGGAAGCTGCCGCGCGCTCCGACCGCCTCGGCGGCCTGATCGCGTCCCTGCCGCTCGTGACCGTGCTGACCCTGATCTGGCTGCACGTCGAGCGCCAGCCCCAGGAAAAGATCGCCAATCACGCCTGGTACACGCTGTGGTACGTGATCCCGACGCTCCCCATGTTCGCCGCCTTCCCCTGGCTGCTGGCCCGCTTCGGCTTCTGGCCGGCGCTGGCCGCGGGGGTCGCGATCACGGTGTCCTGCCTGCTCCTGTTCGCCCTTCTGCTGAAACGCTTCGGCATCCATCTACTTTGA
- a CDS encoding DUF1800 domain-containing protein produces the protein MALNLIHRASLALLAAVLMATGAASAADSDARALHVLNRLAYGPRPGDVERVAGMGVQRWIDQQLHPETISLPSDLNARLAALDTVNRSAGESLAEFLELRRDVRMDDEGAKQRRREAEMRASRQAAEARLLRAVESPRQLEEVMVDFWYNHFNVFAGKGIARALVTSYERDAIRPHALGSFRALLGATAKHPAMLFYLDNVVSSAPRPDAKGKARGLNENYARELMELHTLGADGGYTQRDVTELARMLTGWTFDQKRLARTGETFRFDAGRHDAGTKTWLGREIAPAGQQEGEYALDVLAMHPATARHVSRELAQYFVSDEPPQALVDRMAATWLASQGDIRAVLATLFASREFLAPAAAGTKFKTPYQYVVSAVRASGVPVANVGPLVNTMSQLGMPLYGCQTPDGYKNTQDAWLNPDALTRRIAFAAALAAPLDPAQLQATLAGSISPRTLGIVQRNPDNLRAAMLLGSPDFMQR, from the coding sequence ATGGCGCTCAACCTCATCCACCGTGCATCACTTGCCCTGCTGGCCGCCGTCCTGATGGCGACGGGTGCCGCGTCGGCGGCCGATTCCGACGCGCGGGCCCTGCACGTGCTGAATCGCCTTGCATATGGCCCGCGTCCCGGCGACGTCGAGCGCGTGGCGGGCATGGGCGTGCAGCGCTGGATCGACCAGCAGTTGCACCCGGAGACGATCTCATTGCCGTCCGACCTGAACGCACGCCTGGCCGCACTGGACACCGTGAATCGCAGCGCGGGCGAGTCGCTGGCCGAGTTCCTGGAACTGCGGCGCGACGTGCGGATGGATGACGAGGGTGCGAAACAACGCAGGCGCGAGGCGGAGATGCGTGCCAGCCGCCAGGCCGCGGAAGCCCGGCTGCTGCGCGCCGTGGAGAGCCCGCGCCAGCTGGAAGAAGTCATGGTCGACTTCTGGTACAACCATTTCAACGTTTTTGCAGGCAAGGGCATAGCCCGCGCGCTGGTGACGAGCTACGAACGCGACGCGATCCGCCCGCACGCGCTGGGTTCCTTCCGCGCGCTGCTGGGCGCGACGGCGAAGCATCCGGCGATGCTGTTCTACCTCGATAACGTCGTGTCGTCGGCGCCGCGCCCGGATGCGAAAGGGAAGGCGCGCGGCCTGAACGAGAACTATGCGCGCGAGCTGATGGAGCTGCACACGCTCGGCGCGGACGGCGGCTACACGCAGCGCGACGTGACGGAACTGGCGCGGATGCTGACGGGGTGGACGTTCGACCAGAAGCGCCTCGCGCGCACGGGCGAGACGTTCCGCTTCGACGCGGGCCGGCACGATGCCGGCACCAAGACGTGGCTGGGCCGCGAGATCGCGCCGGCCGGCCAGCAGGAAGGGGAATATGCGCTGGACGTGCTGGCCATGCATCCGGCCACGGCCCGCCACGTGAGCCGCGAGCTGGCGCAGTACTTCGTCAGCGACGAGCCGCCGCAGGCCCTCGTCGACCGCATGGCGGCCACGTGGCTGGCGTCGCAGGGCGACATCCGCGCCGTGCTGGCGACGCTGTTCGCGAGCCGCGAATTCCTGGCGCCTGCTGCCGCCGGGACGAAGTTCAAGACGCCTTATCAGTACGTGGTCTCGGCGGTGCGGGCGAGCGGCGTGCCGGTGGCGAATGTCGGGCCGTTGGTGAATACGATGAGTCAGTTGGGCATGCCGCTGTACGGCTGCCAGACGCCGGACGGGTACAAGAACACGCAGGACGCGTGGCTGAACCCGGACGCGCTGACCCGGCGCATCGCCTTCGCCGCGGCGCTGGCGGCGCCCCTCGATCCGGCCCAGCTGCAGGCAACGCTGGCCGGATCGATCTCACCGCGCACGCTGGGCATCGTCCAGCGCAATCCGGACAACCTGCGGGCCGCCATGCTGCTCGGCAGTCCCGATTTCATGCAGCGCTGA
- a CDS encoding DUF1501 domain-containing protein, giving the protein MRRRHFLNAVGAGLLLPVGRGAWAVSAPAAGPANKKLIVVMLRGAVDGLNVVAPVGDENYLRLRPTIGLAAPGMEGGALDLDGYFGLHPALASLQPLWAARKLAFVHASGSPDATRSHFDAQDYMESATPGRKNTPDGWMNRLVAALPGPRSPSRLLGIGPVLPRILSGQAAAVNLPNVAAAARADLLDRPAVKAAFDELYANHPRFGRAYADGRAAHREVMDALEEGQMSREMQAADRGAPLPNGFPDDAARLAGLMRNDPKIQLAFVALGGWDTHANQGAATGQLANRLAPLGQGLAILADRLGPLFDDTVVVVMSEFGRTARENGNGGTDHGHGNVMWVMGGKVRGGKVYGDWEGVGDAKLNEGRDLPVLTDFRSVLAQISEEHLMLGDKRLEQVFPAMPQKRPGFRIVAA; this is encoded by the coding sequence ATGCGACGCAGGCACTTCCTCAACGCGGTGGGCGCCGGCCTCCTGCTGCCCGTCGGGCGCGGCGCCTGGGCCGTGAGCGCGCCGGCCGCCGGTCCGGCGAACAAAAAACTCATCGTAGTGATGCTGCGCGGCGCCGTCGACGGCCTGAACGTCGTCGCGCCCGTCGGCGACGAGAACTACCTGCGCCTGCGTCCCACGATCGGCCTCGCGGCGCCCGGCATGGAGGGCGGGGCGCTGGACCTGGACGGCTATTTCGGCCTGCATCCCGCGCTGGCCAGCCTGCAGCCGCTGTGGGCCGCGCGCAAGCTCGCGTTCGTGCATGCCAGCGGTTCGCCGGACGCGACGCGTTCCCACTTCGACGCGCAGGACTACATGGAATCCGCAACGCCGGGCCGCAAGAACACGCCGGACGGCTGGATGAACCGCCTCGTGGCCGCGCTGCCCGGTCCGCGTTCGCCCAGCCGGCTGCTGGGCATCGGCCCCGTGCTGCCGCGCATCCTGTCCGGCCAGGCCGCAGCCGTGAACCTGCCGAACGTCGCCGCCGCCGCGCGCGCGGACCTGCTCGACCGGCCGGCCGTGAAGGCCGCGTTCGACGAACTGTATGCGAATCACCCCCGCTTCGGGCGCGCGTACGCGGACGGCCGCGCGGCCCACCGCGAAGTCATGGATGCTTTGGAGGAGGGGCAAATGAGCCGCGAGATGCAGGCGGCCGACCGCGGCGCGCCGCTGCCGAACGGCTTTCCCGACGATGCGGCCCGCCTGGCGGGCCTGATGCGCAACGATCCGAAGATCCAGCTGGCGTTCGTCGCGCTGGGCGGGTGGGACACGCACGCGAACCAGGGCGCCGCGACCGGCCAGCTGGCGAACCGGCTCGCGCCGCTGGGGCAGGGCCTGGCCATATTGGCCGACCGGTTGGGACCATTGTTCGACGACACGGTGGTCGTCGTGATGTCGGAATTCGGCCGCACGGCGCGCGAGAACGGCAACGGCGGCACCGACCACGGTCACGGCAATGTGATGTGGGTCATGGGCGGGAAAGTGCGCGGCGGTAAGGTGTACGGCGACTGGGAAGGCGTCGGCGACGCAAAACTGAACGAGGGCCGCGATTTGCCCGTCTTGACCGACTTTCGTTCGGTGTTAGCGCAAATATCGGAAGAACATTTAATGTTAGGCGACAAGCGTCTGGAACAGGTCTTTCCCGCAATGCCGCAAAAACGTCCTGGATTCCGTATCGTTGCCGCCTGA
- a CDS encoding 2OG-Fe dioxygenase family protein: MTTPQPPYTDPARIADALRGDGYALLRPADVAQLAGCPLDELKALAPSWDRLELDNYLKDGGRYRRRRHSCFIDSGDHLTQSPHRAHWQPVEYNALHGGMHRLFVPVEPSTVEQPAWPKLLRALGAVCSQVKGRQTWYVEAHQFRIDTADGIGRPTPEGAHRDGVDFVAVILIGRENIKGGETRVFEANGPKGQRFTMTEPWTLLLLDDAAVIHESTPIQPIGLGGNRGHRDTLVLTWRAGAFQGDDAETTGA, encoded by the coding sequence ATGACAACACCGCAACCACCCTATACCGATCCGGCCCGCATCGCCGATGCGCTGCGCGGCGACGGCTATGCGCTGCTGCGCCCGGCCGACGTGGCGCAGCTGGCCGGCTGTCCGCTCGATGAGCTGAAGGCGCTGGCGCCGAGCTGGGATCGCCTGGAACTCGACAACTACCTGAAGGACGGCGGCCGCTATCGCCGGCGCCGGCATTCCTGCTTCATCGACAGCGGCGACCACCTGACGCAAAGCCCGCACCGCGCGCACTGGCAGCCGGTCGAGTACAACGCCCTGCACGGCGGCATGCACCGCCTGTTCGTACCCGTCGAGCCGTCCACCGTCGAGCAGCCGGCCTGGCCCAAGCTGCTGCGCGCATTGGGCGCCGTGTGCTCGCAAGTCAAAGGCCGGCAAACGTGGTACGTCGAGGCGCATCAGTTCCGCATCGACACCGCCGACGGCATCGGCCGTCCCACGCCGGAAGGCGCGCACCGCGACGGCGTCGATTTCGTCGCCGTCATCCTGATCGGGCGCGAGAACATCAAGGGTGGCGAGACGCGCGTGTTCGAAGCGAACGGCCCGAAAGGCCAGCGCTTCACGATGACGGAACCGTGGACCCTGCTGCTGCTGGACGACGCGGCCGTGATCCACGAATCGACCCCGATCCAGCCCATCGGCCTTGGTGGCAATCGCGGCCACCGCGACACGCTCGTGCTGACCTGGCGCGCCGGCGCCTTCCAGGGCGACGACGCCGAGACGACCGGCGCCTGA
- a CDS encoding TonB-dependent receptor — protein sequence MRKIALLLATLFVPACAWADDPVIQRVLVEGARTSQLGIADAASAGTVNQKELAMRTVYRPGELLEAAPGLIVSQHSGEGKANQFFLRGFNLDHGTDLATYLDDMPVNQRSHAHGQGWTDLNFLIPELTARLDYKKGPYSAREGDFASAGSAAITYANRLARNVATVGIGQDGHARTTLAASKEIDDGVLTYALEALHNDGPYTHPNDYQKLNGVLRYSRGYANNGWSVTAMAYRGRWNATDQIPERAVAAGLLDRFDAIDTTDGGEAKRFSLSGVWRRTGQDSASKVSAYVIRNQLDLWSDFTYFMNDPVNGDQFAQPDRRVTGGVNATHSWHVHQGETSTSDITVGMEAQNDNVFNGLYRTAARRTLSVTRADHIVETSLGAFIENATRWTPWLRSTVGLRADDYRFRVRTSGVDSSDSLASPSANVVFGPWRQTEFYMNYGEGFHSNDARATLTAPGLVRSRGMELGLRTEAIPKMQSAISLYRLDFDSELTYVGDEGTTEAGPPSRRIGIEFSNYYKPYKWLSVDFDAAYAHARSRGVAPGQDRIPEAIEGVAQLALTVSQVGPWEGALRLRYFGPRPLVEDDSVRSRASTTLNGRLGYRVSRDLRLELEGFNLTNRRASAIDYYYASQLKGEAAPREDVHFHPIEARSFRLTLVRNW from the coding sequence ATGCGCAAGATCGCCCTGCTGCTCGCCACGCTGTTCGTGCCTGCCTGCGCATGGGCGGACGATCCCGTGATCCAGCGCGTGCTCGTCGAAGGCGCGCGCACGAGCCAGCTGGGCATCGCGGATGCCGCCAGTGCAGGCACCGTCAACCAGAAGGAACTGGCGATGCGCACCGTGTACCGTCCCGGCGAACTGCTGGAAGCGGCGCCGGGCCTGATCGTCAGCCAGCACAGCGGCGAAGGCAAGGCGAACCAGTTCTTCCTGCGCGGCTTCAACCTGGACCACGGCACGGACCTGGCCACGTACCTGGACGACATGCCCGTCAACCAGCGCAGCCACGCGCACGGCCAGGGCTGGACGGACCTGAACTTCCTGATCCCGGAACTGACGGCGCGCCTGGACTACAAGAAGGGCCCGTACTCGGCACGCGAAGGCGATTTCGCGTCGGCCGGCAGCGCAGCTATCACCTACGCGAACCGCCTCGCGCGCAACGTGGCCACCGTCGGCATCGGCCAGGACGGCCATGCGCGCACGACGCTGGCCGCATCGAAGGAGATCGACGACGGCGTGCTGACGTATGCGCTGGAAGCCCTGCACAACGACGGCCCGTACACGCACCCGAACGATTACCAGAAGCTGAACGGCGTGCTGCGCTACAGCCGCGGCTATGCGAACAACGGGTGGAGCGTGACGGCGATGGCGTACCGGGGCCGCTGGAATGCGACGGACCAGATTCCCGAGCGCGCCGTGGCCGCCGGCCTGCTGGACCGCTTCGACGCGATCGACACGACGGACGGTGGAGAAGCGAAGCGCTTCAGCCTTTCCGGCGTATGGCGCCGCACGGGCCAGGACTCGGCGTCGAAGGTGAGCGCCTACGTCATCCGCAACCAGCTCGACCTGTGGTCCGACTTCACCTACTTCATGAACGACCCGGTGAACGGCGACCAGTTCGCCCAGCCGGACCGGCGCGTGACGGGCGGCGTCAACGCCACGCACAGCTGGCACGTACACCAGGGCGAGACGTCGACGTCGGACATCACCGTCGGCATGGAGGCGCAGAACGACAATGTCTTCAACGGCCTGTATCGCACGGCCGCGCGCAGGACCTTGTCGGTGACGCGTGCGGATCACATCGTCGAGACGAGCCTTGGTGCCTTCATCGAGAACGCCACGCGCTGGACCCCGTGGCTGCGCTCGACCGTGGGCCTGCGTGCGGACGACTACCGCTTCCGCGTGCGCACCAGTGGCGTGGACAGCAGCGATTCGCTGGCCAGCCCGTCCGCCAACGTCGTGTTCGGCCCGTGGCGCCAGACCGAGTTCTACATGAACTATGGTGAGGGCTTCCACAGCAACGATGCGCGCGCCACCTTGACGGCGCCGGGCCTCGTGCGCTCGCGCGGCATGGAGCTAGGCCTGCGCACCGAAGCGATTCCGAAAATGCAATCCGCGATCTCGCTGTACCGCCTGGACTTCGATTCCGAGCTGACCTACGTCGGCGACGAGGGCACGACCGAGGCCGGACCGCCCAGCCGCCGCATCGGCATCGAGTTCTCGAATTACTATAAACCGTATAAATGGTTGTCGGTCGACTTCGATGCCGCCTACGCGCATGCGCGCTCGCGCGGCGTCGCGCCCGGGCAGGACCGCATTCCGGAAGCGATCGAGGGCGTCGCCCAGCTCGCGCTGACGGTGAGCCAGGTCGGGCCGTGGGAAGGCGCGCTGCGCCTGCGGTACTTCGGGCCGCGGCCGCTTGTCGAAGACGACAGCGTGCGCTCGCGCGCCAGCACGACCCTGAACGGCCGCCTCGGCTACCGCGTGAGCCGCGACCTGCGGCTGGAGCTGGAAGGGTTCAATCTCACGAACCGCCGCGCATCGGCCATCGACTACTACTATGCGTCGCAGCTGAAAGGCGAAGCGGCGCCGCGCGAGGACGTGCACTTCCACCCGATCGAAGCGCGTTCGTTCCGGCTGACGCTCGTCAGGAACTGGTGA
- a CDS encoding DUF6702 family protein has product MKLRRILVLLCACVCIHASAHRFHAGITDISYNERTGSTEVVHTYMAHDVEALLTELYQRQFDLSDPDDRAVLRKYVEKQFWLADKDGRRLPLNWVGLTVDTDSVVVFQEAVRTPVSKIETIHDAVLSDFLPDQQNTVNLTANGSVRTFGFTSSRTELPVR; this is encoded by the coding sequence GTGAAGCTGCGCCGCATCCTGGTGCTGCTGTGCGCGTGCGTATGCATCCACGCCTCCGCGCACCGCTTCCACGCCGGCATCACCGACATCAGCTACAACGAGCGCACGGGCAGCACGGAAGTCGTGCACACGTACATGGCGCACGACGTCGAGGCGCTGCTCACGGAACTGTACCAGCGCCAGTTCGACCTGTCCGACCCGGACGACCGGGCCGTGCTGCGCAAGTACGTGGAAAAGCAGTTCTGGCTGGCCGACAAGGACGGCCGCCGCCTGCCCTTGAACTGGGTGGGCTTGACGGTCGACACGGACAGCGTCGTCGTGTTCCAGGAAGCCGTGCGCACACCCGTGTCGAAGATCGAGACGATCCACGACGCCGTGCTGAGCGACTTCCTGCCCGACCAGCAGAACACCGTGAACCTGACGGCGAACGGCAGCGTGCGCACGTTCGGCTTTACCAGCAGCCGCACCGAACTCCCCGTCCGCTGA
- a CDS encoding M1 family metallopeptidase → MKRLTTIALLVLASATHAQTFDDKFRQLDELLPTPTDTRTASGAPGRAYWQQRADYRIRATLDEAKRAVTGSETITYHNNSPDTLAYLWVQLDQNMFRADSDNRRIASYPSREAWRSGGTPFESARFLVESAKFQGGFDITSVTDRNGRPLRTTVNKTMMRIDLAEPLKPGARVAFDIAWSFNVPETTVLGRRMGFERFDKEDKNDLFEIAQWFPRMAAYYDAHGWQNKQYVGDGEFTLEFGDYDVELTVPADHIVAATGELQNAGAVLTATQRDRLARARTADKPVVIVTQQEAAANEKQRAATTTTWRFKAANVRDFAWASSRKFIWDAQGFKKNGTNVLAMSFYPKEGNPLWEQYSTQAIIHTIAEYNRYAFDYPYPVAISVNGPVGGMEYPMISFNGGRPVKDKKTGELTYSKNTKYGLISVIIHEVGHNYFPMIVNSDERQWTWMDEGLNSFMQFLAEQAWEEHYPSRRGEARNIVDYMKSRNQVPVMTNSESVTQRGNNAYAKPATALNVLRETILGRELFDFAFREYAQRWKFKRPTPADFFRTMEDASGTDLDWFWRGWFYTTDNVDVSVDGISEYTVGTKDPEIEKAWKKAQHDLEPISITDQRNQGTLPRRVDSRPELKDFYNEHDQFTVTNRDRNTYNEALGDLEDWEKALLKEGKHLYLVDFGNVGGLVTPLILEITLASGKKYVERIPAEVWRYSPKKITKLIVTDEPMVALTQDPYWETADTDTSNNSWPRKAVPSRLELYKTQRDKDNLMRDLNEKLKKVDK, encoded by the coding sequence ATGAAACGCCTGACCACCATCGCCCTGCTCGTCCTCGCCTCGGCCACCCACGCCCAGACCTTCGACGACAAATTCCGCCAGCTGGACGAACTGCTTCCCACGCCCACCGACACCCGCACCGCGTCCGGCGCGCCTGGCCGCGCGTACTGGCAGCAGCGCGCCGACTACCGCATCCGCGCCACGCTGGACGAAGCGAAGCGCGCCGTCACCGGTTCGGAGACGATCACGTACCACAACAACTCGCCGGACACGCTGGCGTACCTGTGGGTGCAGCTGGACCAGAACATGTTCCGCGCCGATTCCGACAACCGCCGCATCGCCAGTTACCCGTCGCGCGAGGCGTGGCGGTCGGGCGGTACGCCGTTCGAATCGGCCCGCTTCCTCGTCGAGAGCGCGAAGTTCCAGGGCGGCTTCGACATCACCTCCGTGACGGACCGCAACGGCCGCCCGCTGCGCACCACGGTCAACAAGACGATGATGCGCATCGACCTGGCCGAGCCGCTGAAACCCGGCGCACGCGTTGCGTTCGACATCGCGTGGAGCTTCAACGTGCCCGAGACGACCGTGCTCGGACGCCGCATGGGCTTCGAGCGCTTCGACAAGGAAGACAAGAACGACCTGTTCGAGATCGCCCAGTGGTTCCCGCGCATGGCCGCGTACTACGACGCGCACGGCTGGCAGAACAAGCAGTACGTGGGCGACGGCGAGTTCACGCTGGAATTCGGCGACTACGACGTCGAACTGACCGTGCCCGCCGACCATATCGTCGCCGCGACGGGCGAGTTGCAGAACGCCGGCGCCGTGCTGACTGCCACCCAGCGCGACCGCCTCGCGCGGGCGCGCACGGCCGACAAACCCGTCGTCATCGTCACGCAGCAGGAAGCGGCGGCGAACGAGAAGCAAAGGGCCGCGACGACGACGACATGGCGCTTCAAGGCGGCCAACGTGCGCGACTTCGCGTGGGCATCGAGCCGCAAATTCATCTGGGACGCGCAGGGTTTTAAAAAGAACGGGACGAACGTGCTGGCCATGTCGTTCTACCCGAAGGAAGGCAACCCGCTGTGGGAGCAGTACTCCACGCAGGCCATCATCCACACGATCGCCGAGTACAACAGGTACGCGTTCGACTATCCGTACCCCGTCGCGATCTCCGTGAACGGTCCGGTGGGCGGCATGGAATACCCGATGATCTCGTTCAACGGCGGCCGGCCCGTGAAGGACAAGAAAACGGGTGAACTGACATATTCGAAGAACACGAAGTATGGCCTGATCAGCGTGATCATCCACGAGGTGGGCCACAACTACTTCCCAATGATCGTCAACTCGGACGAACGCCAGTGGACGTGGATGGACGAGGGCCTGAACTCGTTCATGCAATTCCTGGCCGAGCAGGCGTGGGAAGAGCACTACCCGTCGCGCCGCGGCGAAGCGCGCAACATCGTCGACTACATGAAGAGCCGCAACCAGGTGCCCGTTATGACGAACTCGGAATCCGTCACGCAGCGCGGCAACAACGCGTACGCGAAGCCCGCGACGGCGCTGAACGTCCTGCGCGAGACGATCCTCGGCCGCGAGCTGTTCGACTTCGCTTTCCGAGAGTATGCGCAGCGCTGGAAATTCAAGCGCCCCACACCGGCCGATTTCTTCCGCACGATGGAAGACGCGTCCGGCACGGACCTCGACTGGTTCTGGCGCGGCTGGTTCTACACGACGGACAACGTCGACGTGAGCGTGGACGGCATCAGCGAATACACGGTCGGCACGAAGGATCCGGAAATCGAAAAGGCGTGGAAGAAGGCACAGCATGACCTTGAACCGATCTCGATCACGGACCAGCGCAACCAGGGCACCCTGCCGCGCCGCGTGGACTCCCGTCCGGAACTGAAGGACTTCTACAACGAGCACGACCAGTTCACCGTCACGAACCGCGACCGCAACACGTACAATGAGGCGCTGGGCGACCTGGAAGACTGGGAAAAGGCGCTGCTCAAGGAAGGCAAACATCTGTACCTCGTCGACTTCGGCAACGTCGGCGGGCTCGTGACGCCGCTCATCCTCGAGATCACGCTCGCGAGCGGCAAGAAATACGTCGAGCGGATTCCGGCCGAAGTGTGGCGCTACAGCCCGAAGAAGATCACGAAGCTGATCGTCACGGATGAACCGATGGTCGCGCTGACGCAGGACCCGTACTGGGAAACGGCGGACACGGACACCAGCAACAACAGCTGGCCACGCAAGGCAGTGCCGTCGCGGCTGGAGCTGTACAAGACCCAGCGTGACAAGGACAACCTGATGAGAGACCTCAACGAGAAATTGAAAAAGGTGGACAAGTGA